The proteins below are encoded in one region of Myxococcales bacterium:
- the ppc gene encoding phosphoenolpyruvate carboxylase has product MDSQSLHKGHGARLLHEDVRWLSSTLGQVIRRLEGQASFEAVELMRTQCRARRRRDEGAPNLFEIYQHLEGIDEKQWTIVSRAFTLFFLLINTAEQVDRARKHQQMIDDAGGEHAPGTLPWAMLRLKEAGFTSKQVREQIAHTQVRPVLTAHPTEATRRTVLSLQARIADRLLERDHASETRIKEIEKEVEAEVEMLWLTSEVRHDRPLVMDEVGTNLWYLEDGFFEVGADLAQRTSEAFELVFGDALVPSAVVRVGSWVGGDRDGNPYVTPEITIEAVQNTAWSMLGKYIENINQLIERFSFSERLAPVPSSLRASMQKDCLDLPDIWEMNQRRDADEPIRLKLSFIRGRLRRTRQHLSEKPLQPLAATYVGYRDVAEFEKDLLLVDEALGKSGAHQTRATLLQPLLLRMQMYGFHGYDLDLREDAQEHTEALNEIAKLLRLEAFDAAALQKELLGTRPLVGDLSKLSKRSRRTLDTFHAIRTLQDRFGSESANTYIISMTKSENDLLRVLLLAREAGLVDLAAEIPRSEIDVVPLFETLDDLEHASDVMKRLFQNPAYLRQLEARGKVQEVMLGYSDSAKDAGLLPSSWALYDAQRKLAQVCRDAGVQLLLFHGRGGSVGRGGGSPVVRALSALPPGTMDGIVKITEQGEVISQKYGIFSVAQQSLEVSLAGTLVACVEDWRKGVDQSEQSEFEQLMKSMSKEALVVFRDMVHEHAELFSLFQSSTPVSELAHVHFGSRPAYRDKGTGTFKGIRAIPWVFGWNQNRIMLPGWLGVGTALKKVMSDAKGLHRLQRMIKVWPFFDDFLAKVEMVCAKADFEIAELYISELCPEGRPLFERLKEEYRSTVDAILAIREQKALLDNQEGLQAALRLRDPYIDPLSLLQVKLLKLKKNHGEQSDETIRLRAVLSTTLNGIAQGLRNTG; this is encoded by the coding sequence ATGGATTCACAGTCGCTACACAAAGGGCATGGTGCTCGTTTGCTTCATGAAGATGTTCGCTGGCTCTCTTCGACTTTAGGCCAGGTGATCCGTCGCCTTGAAGGGCAAGCGAGTTTCGAGGCAGTGGAGTTGATGCGTACCCAGTGTCGTGCCCGACGTCGGCGGGATGAAGGCGCGCCCAACTTGTTTGAGATCTATCAGCACCTTGAGGGCATCGATGAAAAGCAATGGACGATTGTTTCTCGAGCGTTCACTCTGTTTTTCTTGCTTATCAACACAGCGGAACAGGTAGACCGTGCGCGTAAGCATCAACAAATGATCGATGATGCTGGCGGTGAACATGCTCCAGGTACACTTCCGTGGGCAATGCTGCGTCTAAAAGAAGCAGGTTTTACGTCAAAACAAGTTAGAGAACAGATAGCGCACACGCAAGTAAGACCGGTGCTTACCGCACATCCTACCGAGGCCACCCGGCGGACAGTTTTATCTTTGCAGGCGAGGATAGCCGATCGCTTGCTTGAGCGAGACCATGCGTCTGAAACGCGAATCAAAGAGATCGAAAAAGAAGTCGAAGCTGAAGTCGAAATGCTATGGCTGACTTCTGAAGTGCGTCATGACCGACCTTTGGTGATGGATGAGGTTGGAACAAATCTTTGGTATCTCGAGGACGGTTTCTTTGAGGTGGGTGCGGATTTGGCGCAACGTACTTCTGAAGCGTTTGAGCTTGTGTTTGGCGATGCCCTGGTCCCTTCAGCCGTCGTACGTGTCGGGAGTTGGGTCGGTGGAGACCGCGATGGTAATCCCTACGTGACCCCGGAGATTACAATCGAAGCTGTGCAAAACACGGCCTGGAGCATGCTTGGCAAATACATCGAAAACATCAATCAGTTGATTGAACGTTTTTCCTTTTCCGAGCGCCTTGCTCCTGTTCCTTCCAGTTTGCGAGCTTCCATGCAAAAAGATTGCCTTGATCTGCCTGATATATGGGAAATGAATCAACGCAGGGATGCTGACGAGCCCATACGGCTAAAGCTTAGCTTCATCCGAGGTCGCTTGAGACGAACTAGGCAGCATCTCTCTGAAAAACCCTTGCAGCCACTTGCGGCGACCTACGTTGGCTATCGAGACGTTGCCGAGTTTGAAAAAGATCTATTGCTGGTTGATGAGGCCTTGGGAAAAAGTGGTGCGCATCAGACACGGGCCACGTTGCTTCAGCCCTTGTTACTACGGATGCAGATGTATGGTTTTCATGGTTACGATTTGGATCTGCGTGAGGATGCTCAGGAGCATACCGAAGCTTTGAACGAAATCGCCAAGCTGTTGCGTTTAGAAGCCTTTGACGCCGCAGCCCTGCAAAAAGAACTCCTGGGAACTCGGCCGCTCGTGGGTGACTTATCGAAACTCTCCAAACGAAGTAGACGGACATTGGATACCTTTCATGCGATTCGCACTTTGCAAGATCGTTTTGGTTCCGAATCAGCTAACACTTACATCATTTCGATGACGAAATCGGAGAACGACTTGCTTCGGGTTTTGCTGCTTGCACGTGAAGCGGGTCTGGTGGACTTGGCAGCGGAAATTCCCCGCTCGGAGATTGATGTGGTGCCGCTGTTTGAGACTCTTGATGACCTAGAGCACGCGTCGGATGTCATGAAAAGACTTTTCCAAAACCCAGCTTACCTGCGACAGCTTGAAGCTCGCGGAAAAGTCCAAGAAGTCATGCTGGGATACTCTGACTCTGCTAAAGATGCAGGCCTTCTGCCTTCGTCTTGGGCCCTGTACGATGCACAGCGAAAGCTTGCGCAAGTGTGTCGCGATGCGGGCGTGCAACTTTTGCTTTTCCACGGTCGTGGCGGAAGCGTTGGTCGGGGAGGTGGCTCGCCGGTTGTTCGAGCGTTAAGCGCGCTTCCTCCGGGCACGATGGATGGTATTGTTAAAATCACCGAACAAGGTGAAGTTATTTCTCAGAAGTATGGAATCTTTTCTGTAGCGCAGCAAAGCTTAGAAGTAAGTCTTGCGGGCACCTTGGTCGCTTGTGTTGAAGATTGGCGCAAGGGTGTCGATCAGAGCGAACAGTCGGAATTTGAACAGTTAATGAAATCGATGTCAAAGGAAGCCTTAGTGGTTTTCCGAGACATGGTCCATGAACATGCCGAGCTGTTTAGCTTGTTTCAAAGCAGTACGCCGGTCTCAGAGCTTGCGCATGTGCATTTTGGTTCGCGTCCTGCCTACCGGGATAAGGGAACGGGAACCTTCAAAGGTATTCGTGCCATTCCCTGGGTGTTTGGTTGGAATCAAAACCGAATCATGCTTCCTGGGTGGCTGGGGGTTGGTACCGCCTTGAAAAAGGTGATGAGCGATGCGAAGGGGCTTCACAGACTTCAGCGGATGATCAAGGTGTGGCCGTTTTTTGATGATTTCTTAGCCAAAGTCGAAATGGTGTGTGCAAAAGCCGATTTTGAAATCGCAGAACTCTATATAAGCGAACTCTGCCCGGAAGGACGGCCTCTCTTTGAGCGCCTGAAAGAAGAGTATCGCAGTACTGTGGACGCCATTCTAGCTATTCGGGAACAAAAGGCGCTCTTAGATAATCAAGAAGGCCTACAAGCGGCTCTTAGACTACGTGATCCCTACATTGATCCCCTCTCGTTGCTTCAGGTCAAACTGCTGAAGCTAAAAAAGAATCACGGGGAACAAAGCGATGAAACGATAAGACTTCGCGCTGTGCTAAGCACAACCCTTAATGGTATTGCTCAGGGACTGCGAAATACAGGATAG
- a CDS encoding PqqD family protein — MVPKRKTITTHQMNDEELALVDEQNNCVLLLNNVGAAVWYLIDGNRSVDAICESIVQTLPVPNDRVKQDVESFVRELQAKHLVEFL, encoded by the coding sequence ATGGTTCCAAAACGTAAAACGATTACCACTCACCAGATGAATGATGAAGAGCTTGCTCTTGTCGACGAGCAGAATAATTGTGTTTTGCTCCTCAACAATGTTGGAGCGGCCGTATGGTATCTCATCGATGGCAATCGAAGCGTTGATGCGATTTGTGAAAGCATTGTTCAGACCCTTCCGGTGCCGAATGATCGTGTTAAACAAGACGTTGAAAGCTTTGTTCGTGAACTGCAAGCAAAGCATCTTGTTGAATTTTTATGA
- a CDS encoding radical SAM protein, protein MQTSIERAQQSSRATEPHGSASYMLAPHWLVVDTERSLAVLDMGGKKLFELEGQWRESVLAGSVSPSLLHFAGQGGALSAQFFQALSKSPLLPLTRASALRGFGYRQLFVELTKRCNEQCVHCYAESSPQCDEELSLESIRALLKDAKTLGFESVQLTGGDPLISSHFLDAVEECDRLKFEHVEIYTNGLALGDALYNQIRSYSLSFAFSFYSHDPDVHDRITRTPGSQRRTIEAIKRVLADGKRARAGVVLMQENFDHYPKVRELLEKIGIAPESVATIPLVMWVAGFRFVNPRVEKYFLLLAAFTNRAVAQAMMLHAFLGARR, encoded by the coding sequence GTGCAGACTTCCATAGAACGCGCTCAGCAAAGCAGTCGAGCCACCGAACCGCACGGCTCGGCGAGCTACATGCTCGCGCCGCATTGGCTCGTTGTGGATACGGAACGAAGTCTTGCGGTTTTAGACATGGGAGGGAAAAAGCTCTTCGAGCTCGAGGGGCAATGGCGTGAGTCGGTGCTAGCGGGCTCGGTTTCTCCGTCGCTTTTACACTTTGCCGGGCAGGGTGGAGCTCTAAGCGCTCAATTTTTTCAGGCACTTTCAAAATCACCGCTACTGCCACTGACGCGAGCTTCGGCTTTGCGAGGCTTTGGTTATCGGCAACTTTTTGTTGAGTTGACCAAACGCTGCAATGAGCAGTGTGTTCATTGCTATGCGGAGTCAAGTCCGCAGTGCGACGAAGAACTCAGCCTTGAGTCCATTCGAGCACTTCTAAAAGATGCCAAAACGCTCGGCTTTGAATCCGTGCAGCTTACCGGCGGGGACCCGCTGATAAGCTCTCATTTTCTTGATGCCGTTGAAGAATGCGATCGCCTCAAATTCGAGCATGTTGAAATCTATACCAATGGTCTTGCTTTAGGAGACGCTCTCTACAATCAAATTCGTAGCTATTCGCTTTCCTTTGCCTTTTCTTTTTATTCCCACGACCCGGATGTGCACGACCGCATTACGCGAACGCCAGGTAGCCAGCGGCGTACTATTGAGGCCATTAAACGGGTACTCGCAGATGGCAAACGTGCGCGTGCTGGTGTGGTGTTGATGCAAGAAAACTTCGATCACTATCCCAAGGTGCGCGAGCTTCTTGAAAAAATTGGTATTGCTCCTGAGTCAGTGGCTACGATACCGTTAGTGATGTGGGTCGCGGGGTTTCGCTTCGTAAATCCAAGAGTGGAGAAGTACTTCTTGCTGCTGGCGGCATTCACAAACAGAGCGGTGGCTCAAGCGATGATGCTCCACGCTTTTCTGGGAGCGCGGCGATAG